One segment of Nostoc piscinale CENA21 DNA contains the following:
- the cas7i gene encoding type I-B CRISPR-associated protein Cas7/Cst2/DevR yields the protein MSKHLFATIVTPTAIAANNRGEGDGSTLSTLQKITFGNDQYSTVSAEAIRWAFREYLQNVTESEVNRTFDPDEDKYNLKGEKDKKGATFDSQKYIDDDLFGYMDAKKGADNENDTKKRRGVLEVSRAISLDPYWGDIAFGSTGGQKGKTSIHSTEVHRTAYQYTIALTPESLKKQERAALVLDAISAIRHVGGNHSRFLYEFRPESIVIRLTDDPSPWIMNCFQRSGDTVGCSELICLINAKDIDPSELIVGGKISKTPYAESLKQANVKVCDGVKEAIQIAKQRLAQTKKEATSL from the coding sequence ATGTCTAAGCATTTATTTGCAACGATTGTTACACCTACTGCTATTGCAGCAAATAACCGAGGAGAAGGTGACGGTAGTACTTTATCTACATTGCAAAAAATCACTTTTGGTAATGACCAATACAGCACGGTAAGCGCAGAAGCCATTCGTTGGGCATTCCGTGAGTATTTGCAAAATGTCACGGAATCGGAAGTTAATCGCACATTTGACCCTGATGAAGATAAATATAATCTCAAGGGTGAAAAAGATAAAAAAGGTGCAACTTTTGATTCCCAGAAGTACATCGATGATGACCTATTTGGTTATATGGATGCCAAAAAGGGGGCTGACAACGAAAATGATACAAAAAAGCGTCGGGGAGTCTTAGAAGTCAGTAGAGCTATCAGTCTCGATCCATATTGGGGAGATATTGCTTTTGGTTCAACAGGTGGGCAAAAAGGTAAAACTTCTATCCACAGCACCGAAGTTCACCGCACAGCTTATCAATATACGATCGCCCTCACTCCCGAAAGTTTGAAAAAACAAGAACGAGCAGCATTGGTACTAGATGCGATCTCTGCTATTCGTCATGTAGGTGGTAATCATTCTCGCTTTTTATATGAATTTCGTCCAGAATCGATTGTAATTCGCCTTACTGACGACCCTAGCCCTTGGATTATGAATTGTTTTCAACGCTCAGGAGATACAGTTGGTTGCTCTGAGTTGATTTGTCTGATTAATGCAAAAGATATCGACCCTAGCGAATTAATTGTGGGTGGAAAAATTAGTAAAACACCTTATGCTGAGAGTCTTAAACAGGCAAACGTCAAAGTTTGTGATGGTGTAAAAGAAGCAATTCAAATTGCTAAACAACGTCTTGCACAAACAAAGAAAGAGGCTACTTCTTTATGA
- a CDS encoding type I-MYXAN CRISPR-associated endonuclease Cas4/Cas1 codes for MQALELSRATEVQVSTIRVSALHALAYCPRLFYLEEVEELYTQDAAVFAGRRLHTQLEKQEDEEWEELFLESEELGLRGRLDALRTRDGQTIPYEHKRGRAHRDENNQPQAWESDRLQILAYAYLLESAHGITVQEGRIRYHADNVVVHVLLDEAGRLKVKQAIQQARILRQSTYRPPVIDNERLCARCSLAPVCLPEEARLAHNREWQPIRLFPEDDERQVIHILEPGTSVGRTGEQIKITRRNQPVETVPARQIGQLVLHSFSQISTQALHFCAAQGIGVHFISGGGRYLGSFDTRQGSIQRRIRQYAALSNPDACLELARKLVICRGQGQRKFLMRGTRSKAKTEKLEKAIAQMKAVLKQVPQAKSLESLLGYEGNLAALYFSALPDLISPEVPKELHFAGRNRRPPLDRFNAMLSFGYALLLKDVMNAILTVGLEPALGFYHQPRSQAAPLALDLLEIFRVPLVDMTVMAAVNRGQWDAKADFEIRGKQVWLSELGRRKFVELYESRKQESWKHPVTGYSLTYRRLFELEVRLLEKEWSGEGGLFGQLILR; via the coding sequence ATGCAAGCATTAGAATTGAGTCGTGCAACAGAAGTACAAGTTTCTACCATCCGCGTTTCTGCCCTCCATGCTCTCGCCTATTGCCCTCGGCTGTTTTATCTGGAAGAAGTCGAGGAACTTTACACCCAAGATGCAGCCGTGTTTGCCGGACGCAGACTTCACACCCAACTGGAAAAACAAGAAGATGAGGAATGGGAAGAACTATTTCTCGAAAGCGAAGAACTAGGTTTACGTGGTCGGCTTGATGCCCTTCGTACCCGTGATGGCCAAACAATTCCCTACGAACACAAACGCGGTCGCGCTCACCGCGATGAAAATAATCAGCCCCAGGCTTGGGAGAGCGATCGCCTACAAATTCTCGCTTATGCTTACTTGTTAGAATCCGCGCATGGAATCACTGTTCAGGAAGGTCGCATCCGCTATCACGCCGATAATGTAGTTGTTCATGTACTACTGGATGAAGCAGGGCGTTTAAAAGTAAAACAAGCAATTCAGCAAGCCAGGATTCTCAGACAATCAACTTACCGACCACCTGTAATTGATAATGAGCGATTGTGCGCCCGTTGTTCCTTGGCTCCGGTTTGTTTGCCAGAAGAAGCGAGACTTGCCCATAATCGAGAATGGCAACCAATTCGCTTATTTCCTGAAGATGACGAGCGGCAAGTAATTCACATTTTAGAACCTGGCACATCAGTTGGCAGAACTGGAGAACAAATCAAAATTACCCGTCGCAATCAACCTGTTGAGACAGTTCCGGCGCGTCAAATAGGACAACTAGTGTTGCATAGTTTTTCGCAAATTTCTACCCAAGCACTACACTTTTGTGCCGCACAGGGAATAGGAGTGCATTTTATTTCTGGGGGTGGTCGCTATCTTGGTAGTTTTGACACGCGACAAGGTAGCATTCAACGCCGTATTCGTCAGTATGCCGCACTGAGTAATCCTGATGCTTGTCTAGAGTTAGCCCGTAAACTCGTAATTTGTCGCGGTCAGGGACAACGCAAATTCTTAATGCGAGGTACAAGGAGTAAAGCTAAAACAGAGAAATTAGAAAAAGCGATCGCACAAATGAAAGCGGTTCTCAAACAAGTTCCGCAAGCGAAATCTCTAGAGTCGCTTTTAGGATATGAGGGAAATCTAGCTGCTTTATATTTCAGTGCTTTACCCGATTTGATTTCGCCAGAAGTACCCAAAGAATTACATTTTGCTGGCAGAAATCGCCGTCCACCACTAGACCGATTCAATGCGATGCTGAGTTTTGGTTATGCTTTGCTACTCAAAGATGTGATGAACGCAATTTTAACAGTTGGGTTAGAACCTGCTTTGGGTTTTTACCATCAGCCGCGATCGCAAGCTGCACCCTTAGCATTAGATTTACTAGAAATCTTTCGCGTGCCTTTGGTAGATATGACTGTGATGGCTGCGGTTAACCGGGGTCAATGGGATGCCAAAGCAGATTTTGAAATTCGCGGAAAACAGGTTTGGTTAAGCGAACTAGGGCGACGTAAATTTGTTGAGTTATACGAATCTCGCAAACAAGAAAGCTGGAAACATCCTGTTACTGGTTACTCCCTCACGTATCGCCGTTTATTTGAGTTAGAGGTGCGACTGTTAGAAAAAGAATGGTCTGGTGAGGGTGGTTTGTTTGGTCAATTAATTTTGCGATGA
- the cas5 gene encoding CRISPR-associated protein Cas5, with translation MTLLYIECPCTSFPRSFARDYKETYLYPPPSTIYGFLLSLVGEENLTTHLGVELALGIIGDDPAISRIVRKQRHHKFAIGQEAKKRIAKYGEGVYPSSNFSKLNHQELLTNVRIVVQVNSHQETASIKLTERISIALSTPSQITRFGGLSLGESNGLVNGVRSYRESDGTIRWLVKDKRGLIGLPIWINRTTGQGTFQRFSFGDFCSDCWVSIKLPVSKSNTKLSKSKASK, from the coding sequence ATGACACTACTTTATATTGAGTGTCCTTGCACTAGCTTCCCCCGTAGTTTTGCAAGAGATTACAAAGAAACTTACCTTTATCCTCCGCCTTCAACTATTTATGGTTTTTTGCTATCCCTTGTAGGAGAAGAAAACCTCACCACTCATTTAGGCGTAGAACTAGCATTAGGTATTATTGGTGATGACCCCGCCATTTCTCGTATTGTTCGCAAGCAAAGACATCATAAATTTGCCATTGGACAGGAAGCAAAAAAACGAATTGCTAAATATGGTGAAGGTGTCTATCCAAGTAGCAATTTTTCTAAACTAAATCATCAAGAATTATTAACCAATGTCAGAATTGTAGTGCAGGTTAATTCTCATCAAGAAACAGCATCAATAAAATTAACAGAACGTATATCAATTGCACTTTCTACTCCTTCTCAAATCACGCGCTTTGGGGGCTTATCTCTAGGAGAATCTAATGGATTAGTTAATGGAGTAAGAAGTTATCGTGAGAGTGACGGAACTATCCGTTGGTTAGTTAAAGACAAACGGGGTTTAATTGGTTTACCAATTTGGATTAATCGCACAACAGGACAAGGGACTTTTCAGCGTTTCAGTTTTGGTGATTTTTGCTCCGACTGTTGGGTAAGTATTAAGTTACCAGTTTCCAAGTCAAATACGAAATTGAGCAAATCGAAAGCATCTAAATAG
- a CDS encoding NACHT domain-containing protein, with protein MSKRPGILITKPIGILNKDINVDWRSFFTGIIKVGANAATANWGNLPENIVDIGAAVGLAKEPGELAWVLIFQSLIKTMASLVEDNQDLILQANKHQEVNLDDLKIISEHRLSQSLEKLDQEEITIYQDFFENPQDLSIVAAIKTPFAEWLQSLNLNQAQSEAISQRLPIQFISALHEEWANNSDKYARLQAELDTPFIKAVEREAKRELSWRRYFAWLQNQINQRMFDEVFTLQQVYISLRAYYEERNDEKREQKIQKVVVDLDTELQTWLDAANPKDAIRVISGSPGSGKSSFTKIFAAKQAKTWLSKETNQPKVYVLFIPLHLFNPEGDLVTEIGKFINSMRRDTPLSSNPLEQDNFVPRLLIIFDGLDELSMQGKLGADVAQKFVSEVRGEVTRANTSQTRLQVLISGRELVVQNNSSEFRKEKQILYILPYLIEEAQKTDYVDEKKLLDEDQRHLWWRSYGSASNRGYDGLPTELDKGQLREITAQPLLNYLVALSYDQDQSFLSENSNLNDIYASLLTRVYRRVWADDNPHIRGVEEEDFIRILEGIAIAAWHGGDGRTTTVKKIESLCEQEILKRVLDVFKASDSKAGITRLLTAFYFRKSGYKQDEETFEFTHKSFGEYLTARRIVWEVKRLYEMQELSKKKFIYNLDRKRCFKKVGRAFWFNCYG; from the coding sequence ATGAGTAAAAGACCTGGGATTCTCATTACCAAGCCTATCGGTATTTTAAACAAAGATATTAATGTTGATTGGCGGAGTTTCTTTACAGGAATTATTAAAGTTGGAGCGAATGCGGCTACTGCTAATTGGGGGAACTTACCAGAGAATATTGTTGATATTGGTGCAGCCGTTGGGTTAGCCAAAGAACCAGGAGAACTTGCTTGGGTGTTGATTTTTCAGTCTCTCATCAAAACAATGGCTAGTTTAGTCGAAGACAATCAAGATTTAATCCTACAAGCTAACAAACATCAAGAAGTCAACCTTGATGATTTAAAAATAATTTCAGAACATCGCCTCAGCCAATCTTTAGAAAAACTCGACCAAGAAGAAATTACTATTTACCAAGACTTTTTTGAAAATCCCCAAGACTTATCTATTGTTGCAGCTATTAAAACTCCTTTTGCTGAGTGGTTACAAAGTTTAAATCTCAACCAAGCACAATCAGAAGCTATCAGTCAACGTTTACCAATTCAGTTTATCTCGGCGTTGCATGAAGAATGGGCAAATAATTCTGATAAATATGCTCGTTTACAAGCAGAACTAGACACTCCATTTATTAAAGCAGTAGAACGAGAAGCTAAACGGGAACTTTCTTGGCGACGTTATTTTGCTTGGCTGCAAAACCAAATTAATCAAAGAATGTTTGATGAAGTTTTTACCTTGCAGCAAGTTTATATATCATTGCGTGCTTATTATGAAGAACGTAACGATGAAAAAAGAGAACAAAAAATTCAAAAAGTTGTTGTTGATTTAGACACAGAGCTTCAAACTTGGCTAGATGCAGCTAACCCTAAAGATGCTATTCGGGTTATTAGTGGTAGTCCAGGCAGTGGTAAATCATCTTTTACTAAAATATTTGCTGCTAAACAGGCAAAAACTTGGTTAAGCAAAGAAACTAATCAACCAAAAGTTTATGTTTTATTTATTCCTCTACACTTGTTTAATCCAGAAGGTGATTTAGTTACTGAAATTGGCAAATTTATCAACTCAATGCGACGAGATACACCTCTGTCATCTAATCCATTAGAGCAAGATAATTTTGTGCCAAGGTTGCTAATTATATTTGATGGTTTAGATGAACTATCAATGCAAGGAAAACTAGGCGCTGATGTTGCTCAAAAATTTGTAAGCGAAGTCAGAGGAGAAGTAACTAGAGCAAACACCAGTCAGACTCGTTTGCAAGTTTTAATTAGTGGTCGAGAATTAGTAGTCCAAAATAACAGCAGTGAGTTTCGCAAAGAAAAACAAATCTTGTATATTCTGCCTTATTTAATAGAGGAGGCACAAAAAACTGATTACGTTGATGAAAAGAAATTGTTAGATGAAGACCAAAGACATTTGTGGTGGCGTTCTTACGGTTCAGCTAGTAATCGCGGATATGATGGTTTACCAACAGAATTAGACAAAGGCCAGTTGCGAGAAATTACTGCTCAACCTTTGCTAAATTATTTAGTTGCTTTAAGTTATGACCAAGATCAGTCATTCCTTTCTGAAAATAGTAACCTCAATGATATTTACGCATCTTTATTAACGCGAGTTTATCGGCGAGTTTGGGCTGATGATAATCCGCATATTAGGGGCGTTGAGGAGGAAGATTTTATCAGAATCCTAGAAGGTATTGCTATTGCGGCGTGGCATGGAGGTGATGGACGCACCACAACAGTTAAAAAAATCGAAAGTCTTTGTGAACAGGAGATTCTCAAACGTGTTTTAGATGTTTTTAAAGCTTCAGATAGCAAAGCTGGTATAACTCGTCTGTTAACTGCTTTTTATTTCCGTAAGAGTGGGTATAAACAAGATGAAGAAACTTTTGAATTTACGCATAAAAGCTTTGGTGAGTATCTAACTGCAAGGCGTATAGTCTGGGAAGTAAAACGCCTGTATGAAATGCAAGAACTGAGTAAAAAAAAATTCATATATAACCTGGACAGAAAAAGATGCTTTAAAAAAGTGGGCAGAGCTTTTTGGTTCAACTGCTATGGATAA
- the cas6 gene encoding type I-MYXAN CRISPR-associated protein Cas6/Cmx6 → MNFLEIQFNLRGKTLPSDQGYSIYSAVKKTVLNEKPLPPEILLCSVAGVPAKDGMIYLNRSSKLRLRCPAEQVQQWYRLLQNTVLDVQGHLVRLIQPRLCLLQASATLKARLVTFKLDTIHHQELPFYFLESCNKALEKLEIKAQAFIDSNPNGDLARRALQIKGKHIVGFGVVIEGLNEQDSIKLQCYGIGGRKHFGCGWFYPTREMSDAS, encoded by the coding sequence ATGAATTTTTTGGAAATTCAATTTAATTTAAGAGGTAAAACATTACCATCTGACCAAGGTTATTCTATTTATTCAGCCGTGAAAAAGACTGTTTTAAATGAAAAACCTTTACCACCAGAAATATTACTTTGTAGTGTAGCTGGTGTGCCAGCCAAAGATGGAATGATTTACTTAAATCGCTCATCAAAATTAAGGCTGAGGTGTCCAGCCGAACAGGTGCAACAGTGGTATCGTCTGTTGCAAAATACAGTACTTGATGTGCAGGGTCATTTGGTGCGCCTGATACAACCTAGATTATGCTTACTTCAAGCTAGCGCAACTCTCAAAGCTAGATTAGTTACGTTTAAATTAGACACTATTCATCATCAAGAATTGCCATTTTACTTTCTGGAATCTTGCAATAAGGCTTTAGAAAAACTGGAAATTAAAGCTCAAGCATTTATTGACAGTAACCCAAATGGTGATTTGGCTAGACGTGCTTTGCAAATCAAGGGTAAGCATATTGTCGGCTTTGGAGTTGTCATTGAAGGGCTAAACGAGCAAGACTCGATAAAACTTCAGTGTTATGGAATAGGTGGACGCAAGCACTTCGGTTGTGGCTGGTTTTATCCTACTAGGGAGATGTCAGATGCGTCCTAA
- a CDS encoding pentapeptide repeat-containing protein: MDNYLFQFVINEIRLQQDKDKVDVGKWQEMLCSLIGFMLRHGMPMELLPEIKSFHQANQQARNAEEALLVVLNACARVTQKISKIEWPDLETSEVSEKPKASNAFGAWISRLHGQRVSWGADVLCLDCLSFLDLQNCILVAKDFLWANLQGANLYEANLYEANLYEANLQRAILQRAILQRAILQRAILQRAILQRANLQVANLEGR, from the coding sequence ATGGATAATTACCTCTTTCAGTTCGTGATTAATGAAATTCGTTTACAGCAAGATAAAGATAAAGTTGATGTTGGCAAATGGCAAGAGATGTTGTGCAGCTTAATTGGTTTTATGCTACGTCACGGAATGCCGATGGAACTTTTGCCGGAAATCAAAAGCTTTCATCAAGCCAATCAACAAGCACGTAACGCAGAAGAAGCATTATTAGTTGTTTTAAATGCTTGCGCTAGGGTGACGCAAAAGATTTCCAAGATTGAATGGCCTGATCTTGAAACTTCTGAAGTATCTGAAAAACCAAAAGCCTCTAATGCTTTTGGGGCTTGGATTTCTCGTTTACATGGGCAACGAGTTAGTTGGGGTGCTGATGTATTGTGCTTAGATTGTCTCAGTTTTTTAGATTTACAAAACTGTATTTTAGTTGCGAAAGATTTTTTGTGGGCAAATCTTCAAGGGGCGAATCTTTACGAGGCGAATCTTTACGAGGCGAATCTTTACGAGGCGAATCTTCAACGGGCGATTCTTCAACGGGCGATTCTTCAACGGGCGATTCTTCAACGGGCGATTCTTCAACGGGCGATTCTTCAACGGGCGAATCTTCAAGTGGCGAATCTTGAAGGGCGAA
- the cas2 gene encoding CRISPR-associated endonuclease Cas2, whose product MGESQNCYLICYDIRDPKRWRKAYNLLQGYGERMQYSIFRSWLTMRSREKLRWELEKILAPEDSLLLIRLSNQCVNSIPAYNRPGAWSNQDEPYRIV is encoded by the coding sequence ATGGGTGAATCACAAAACTGCTACCTGATTTGCTACGACATCCGCGATCCTAAACGTTGGCGCAAGGCTTACAACTTACTCCAAGGATATGGCGAAAGGATGCAATACTCTATTTTCCGTTCTTGGTTGACCATGCGATCGCGCGAAAAGTTGCGTTGGGAACTTGAGAAAATCTTAGCCCCAGAAGACAGTCTGTTATTAATTCGGCTGTCAAATCAGTGCGTTAATTCTATTCCGGCTTACAATCGTCCTGGTGCTTGGTCAAATCAAGACGAACCTTACCGGATTGTCTAA
- the cas8a1 gene encoding type I-MYXAN CRISPR-associated Cas8a1/Cmx1 translates to MSLFDPNTLLPHRTGIAGLALALSDINQENALIQWDISEDTVDLSWECNDKEALEWLMQQTYQIQDGLLMVRSLKLSQQGRYAFSQGVLSTFLQHSKQKGFKEDPNKPRQGKKKFYITQTLAFTVEPEKPEIFESYTILDWCYYSDLKRISEAFNNQGNFRPEIKVKGHHLPGLVECFVNGEYQESPTGFIALLFLPLACSYYLMSSRKYALVIPEVTNLNAWIKRRQQQGSRSYKDFRSPSAGEAGLRLLLEEQTISNLNRHKVNYCEVYQLGKQPWDMQQTGLKQAVYRIHASDNILAIYQSAIVLFPAKMRVNDKGESWLALSKVLPWIAENLVARRAWYSGFYEFRKANDIYERKGLVSMTESFLQMHEKKTI, encoded by the coding sequence TTGTCATTGTTCGATCCGAATACCTTGCTTCCTCATCGTACGGGAATTGCAGGGTTAGCACTGGCATTATCCGATATTAATCAAGAAAATGCCTTGATTCAGTGGGATATTAGCGAGGATACTGTTGATTTAAGTTGGGAATGCAACGATAAAGAAGCACTGGAATGGTTGATGCAGCAAACTTATCAAATTCAAGATGGGTTATTGATGGTGCGATCGCTTAAACTAAGTCAACAAGGACGCTATGCTTTTAGTCAAGGTGTACTTTCCACTTTTCTCCAACATAGCAAACAAAAGGGTTTTAAAGAAGATCCGAACAAACCAAGACAAGGTAAGAAAAAATTCTACATTACCCAAACTCTTGCTTTTACTGTAGAGCCAGAAAAACCTGAGATCTTTGAAAGCTACACCATTCTTGATTGGTGTTACTACTCAGACCTAAAGAGAATTAGCGAAGCCTTTAACAACCAGGGGAACTTTCGACCAGAAATTAAAGTTAAAGGGCATCATTTACCTGGTTTAGTTGAATGCTTTGTTAATGGTGAATACCAAGAATCACCAACAGGATTTATTGCCTTGCTATTTTTGCCATTAGCTTGCAGTTATTATTTGATGTCTTCTAGAAAATATGCATTAGTAATTCCAGAGGTAACGAATTTAAATGCCTGGATTAAACGTCGTCAACAGCAAGGAAGCCGTAGTTATAAGGATTTTCGTTCACCTAGTGCCGGGGAAGCAGGACTTCGTCTATTACTCGAAGAACAAACTATCAGTAACCTCAATCGGCACAAAGTTAACTACTGCGAGGTTTATCAACTTGGTAAACAACCTTGGGATATGCAACAAACAGGCTTAAAGCAAGCTGTATATCGTATTCATGCCTCAGATAATATATTGGCAATTTACCAAAGTGCAATAGTTTTATTTCCTGCAAAAATGCGAGTTAATGACAAAGGTGAGTCTTGGTTAGCACTCTCAAAAGTACTACCTTGGATTGCAGAAAATCTTGTTGCTAGACGTGCTTGGTATTCAGGTTTTTATGAATTTCGTAAGGCGAATGATATCTATGAACGCAAAGGACTAGTTTCGATGACAGAAAGTTTCTTACAAATGCACGAAAAAAAAACTATTTAA
- a CDS encoding CRISPR-associated endonuclease Cas3'', protein MRPNLEPDFLLAKSRAKPWRGTYTLVGHTAAVVEAVTILVDVLGDRLISQFGLQCSLSHFRATARLAAYLHDWGKANDHFQMVVRKNRNPLESPQLIRHEIVSVLLAYSYREWLQQCEGDFFTALSAAGGHHLKFGGNVKKGDTGELGEIRAGSGSDRIYLYTDSKSFKALLKYGVKNLGLPRELKLPRKHPTCWTVTDIKTLQNEVLDAFFDWQHDTVFASVVKALLVAGDSIGSALPPTNLKIQTWIEQELSKTLEIEEIQQVIDSCLQGKELLNFQISLGNSSKRVTLARAGCGTGKTLGAYNWAKQYAVGGKLFFLLSHYWYKYRRIFRLRT, encoded by the coding sequence ATGCGTCCTAATTTAGAACCTGACTTTCTACTAGCAAAGTCACGAGCAAAACCTTGGCGAGGTACTTATACCCTAGTTGGTCATACCGCAGCTGTTGTTGAGGCTGTAACAATATTAGTTGATGTGTTGGGCGATCGCTTAATTTCCCAGTTTGGTTTGCAATGCAGTTTATCTCATTTCCGGGCAACAGCAAGACTCGCGGCTTATTTACATGATTGGGGCAAAGCAAATGACCATTTCCAGATGGTTGTACGTAAAAATCGCAATCCACTGGAAAGCCCGCAGTTAATTCGGCATGAAATAGTTTCCGTGCTTTTAGCATACTCATACCGCGAATGGTTACAACAATGCGAAGGTGACTTTTTTACAGCTTTATCAGCAGCAGGTGGACATCATCTGAAATTTGGTGGCAATGTCAAAAAGGGCGATACTGGAGAACTCGGTGAAATTAGAGCGGGGAGTGGGAGCGATCGCATTTATTTATATACTGACTCAAAATCTTTCAAAGCGTTATTGAAGTATGGTGTCAAAAACCTTGGCTTACCGCGCGAGTTGAAACTACCCCGCAAACATCCAACTTGCTGGACAGTTACAGACATTAAGACTCTACAAAATGAAGTATTAGATGCATTTTTTGATTGGCAGCATGACACAGTTTTTGCAAGTGTAGTTAAAGCTTTGCTGGTAGCTGGAGACTCTATTGGTTCTGCCCTACCACCAACGAATTTAAAAATACAGACTTGGATTGAGCAAGAACTTAGCAAAACCCTTGAGATTGAAGAAATTCAACAGGTAATAGATTCATGTTTACAAGGAAAAGAGCTACTTAATTTCCAGATTTCTTTAGGTAACAGTAGCAAACGAGTTACATTAGCGCGTGCAGGGTGTGGTACTGGTAAAACCTTGGGTGCTTACAACTGGGCAAAGCAATACGCTGTTGGTGGTAAGCTATTTTTTTTGCTATCCCACTACTGGTACAAGTACAGAAGGATTTTTAGATTACGTACATGA
- the cas3 gene encoding CRISPR-associated helicase Cas3', whose amino-acid sequence MVSYFFCYPTTGTSTEGFLDYVHDEISSVLLHSRADVDLELSTTGEEAEAGDNQEDELAKKLESFQTWGTKVSICTVDTVLGLQQCNRRPLYCFPAIAQAAFVFDEVHCYDERLFGGLLRFLEVVKAPILLMSASFLPWQLDAIKKAVGEPLEIIPGPKELEELPRYRFNLVDTPDWQRVEQELINQGKVLWVCNQVGTAIEVYQEAKSRGINALLYHSRYRYEDRVKHHRSVIHAFKPDAPLTFWLKWYIAIQNKQTVEIEKLNVWWCISFISHIIYGLPVLAIATQVAEMSLDLSATLLVSQIADPPGLIQRLGRLNRRYCGQALDAFFYPDTKTGFPYSKDNLKSGREMIETFNNEVSQADLATWLEQNPTQGIPDKETVLFSTFRSWQMYPAPCRKAGHTITALLEDDLPRIEKISAKLLPRYTVPLLLTKGVEKWERHKKGYLIAPADKWGYSEELGAYKLQGGEEI is encoded by the coding sequence GTGGTAAGCTATTTTTTTTGCTATCCCACTACTGGTACAAGTACAGAAGGATTTTTAGATTACGTACATGACGAAATTAGCTCTGTACTGCTACACTCACGCGCTGACGTTGATTTAGAACTATCCACAACAGGAGAAGAAGCGGAAGCCGGAGATAATCAAGAAGATGAACTTGCTAAAAAATTAGAATCCTTTCAAACATGGGGTACAAAAGTTAGTATCTGTACCGTTGATACAGTCTTGGGATTACAACAGTGTAATCGACGACCACTATATTGCTTTCCGGCGATCGCTCAGGCTGCCTTTGTATTTGATGAAGTTCATTGTTATGATGAACGCTTATTTGGTGGTTTATTGCGGTTTCTAGAAGTTGTTAAGGCTCCAATCTTATTGATGTCTGCGTCATTTTTACCCTGGCAGTTAGATGCAATTAAAAAAGCTGTGGGTGAACCCCTAGAAATTATTCCTGGCCCCAAAGAGTTGGAAGAATTACCCCGATATCGATTTAATTTAGTTGATACTCCAGATTGGCAAAGGGTAGAACAAGAATTAATCAATCAGGGGAAAGTGCTGTGGGTATGTAACCAAGTAGGGACAGCAATTGAGGTTTATCAAGAAGCGAAATCTCGCGGAATTAATGCCCTGCTTTATCACAGCCGCTATCGTTATGAAGACCGAGTAAAACACCATCGATCAGTCATTCATGCATTTAAGCCAGATGCTCCGCTCACTTTTTGGTTGAAGTGGTACATCGCTATTCAAAACAAACAGACTGTAGAAATTGAAAAGCTCAATGTATGGTGGTGTATCAGTTTTATATCTCATATCATATATGGATTGCCAGTATTAGCGATCGCTACACAAGTCGCGGAAATGTCCCTTGATTTGTCAGCTACATTATTGGTTTCCCAAATTGCTGATCCACCCGGATTAATTCAACGGCTTGGCAGATTGAACCGTCGATACTGCGGTCAAGCACTAGATGCCTTTTTCTATCCTGACACAAAAACAGGTTTTCCTTATAGCAAAGACAACTTGAAAAGCGGTAGAGAAATGATAGAAACCTTTAATAATGAGGTATCTCAAGCTGATTTAGCCACTTGGTTAGAACAGAACCCTACTCAGGGAATCCCAGATAAAGAAACTGTTTTATTTAGTACATTTAGAAGCTGGCAAATGTACCCTGCACCCTGTAGAAAAGCTGGTCATACAATCACAGCATTGCTAGAAGATGATTTACCAAGAATTGAAAAAATCTCTGCAAAATTACTTCCTCGTTACACTGTGCCATTATTACTTACTAAAGGGGTAGAAAAATGGGAACGTCACAAAAAAGGTTATTTAATTGCACCTGCTGATAAATGGGGTTACTCCGAGGAATTGGGAGCATACAAACTGCAAGGAGGTGAAGAAATTTGA